A region of Faecalibacterium taiwanense DNA encodes the following proteins:
- the rpsF gene encoding 30S ribosomal protein S6: protein MAKYETMLITSAALDEEATAALVGKFKSLIEANGTIDSIDEWGKRRLAYPINDEEEGVYTVIDFTSEPSFPAELDRVYKITEGVMRSLIIAHEE from the coding sequence ATGGCAAAGTACGAAACCATGCTGATTACCAGCGCCGCTCTCGACGAGGAGGCTACCGCCGCTCTGGTTGGTAAGTTCAAGTCCCTGATCGAGGCTAACGGTACGATCGATTCCATCGACGAGTGGGGCAAGCGCCGTCTGGCCTACCCCATCAACGACGAGGAGGAAGGCGTTTACACCGTGATCGACTTCACCAGCGAGCCCAGCTTCCCTGCTGAGCTGGACCGTGTGTACAAGATCACTGAAGGTGTTATGCGCAGCCTGATCATTGCTCACGAGGAGTAA
- a CDS encoding single-stranded DNA-binding protein, protein MLNVVAIMGRLVADPELRTTPQGTNVCSFRIACDRNFARQGEQRQADFIDIVAWRQQAEFVSKYFQKGSLIAIEGSLQTRQYQDKNGNNRTAVEVVANNINFAGSKNSNAGGGANYQNHSAPAYQNAAPARPAAVEAAPSYSAGNADDFAVIDDSDDLPF, encoded by the coding sequence ATGTTGAATGTTGTTGCCATCATGGGCCGTCTTGTGGCGGATCCCGAACTGCGCACCACCCCGCAGGGTACCAATGTGTGCAGCTTCCGCATTGCCTGTGACCGCAATTTTGCGCGTCAGGGCGAGCAGCGTCAGGCCGATTTCATCGATATCGTTGCATGGCGTCAGCAGGCCGAGTTTGTTAGCAAGTATTTCCAGAAGGGCAGTCTGATTGCCATTGAAGGCAGTCTTCAGACCCGCCAGTATCAGGATAAGAACGGCAACAACCGCACCGCTGTGGAAGTGGTAGCCAACAATATCAACTTTGCAGGCTCCAAAAACAGCAATGCAGGCGGCGGAGCAAATTATCAGAATCATTCTGCTCCCGCCTACCAGAACGCAGCGCCTGCCCGCCCGGCCGCTGTGGAGGCAGCTCCCAGCTACTCTGCCGGCAATGCAGACGACTTCGCCGTCATCGACGACAGCGACGACCTGCCGTTCTGA
- the rpsR gene encoding 30S ribosomal protein S18, which produces MAFERTEGSRPARPMRRGRKKVCSFCVDRIDTIDYKDVPRLRKYVSERAKIIPRRVTGTCAYHQRALTIAIKRARHVALMPYVSD; this is translated from the coding sequence ATGGCTTTTGAAAGAACCGAAGGCTCTCGCCCCGCACGCCCCATGCGTCGCGGCCGCAAGAAGGTTTGCAGCTTCTGTGTCGATCGTATCGACACCATCGATTACAAGGACGTGCCCCGTCTGCGTAAGTACGTCTCTGAGCGTGCAAAGATCATTCCCCGCCGTGTGACCGGCACCTGCGCTTATCATCAGCGCGCACTGACCATCGCCATCAAGCGTGCTCGTCACGTTGCTCTGATGCCCTACGTCAGTGACTAA
- a CDS encoding LacI family DNA-binding transcriptional regulator, whose product MPNLTIKDIARISGCSVSTISRVINDRPDVRPETKEHVLKVMREAGFVPNTNARQLKIQQSRSLVFVVKGTRNLFFSDFLVQLQRAATLYGYNGIVSYLDENANEVDAAEKILREIKPKGMIFLGGSVANFKKGFANITVPSVLTTLVSDELDFPNLSMVGVDDRAAAYTAVDYLIQQGHRKIAVLGGPVTSYPSVMRREGAQQAMQDAGILFSDKLYGLSNYDFESAYHAVNSLLARRADFTALFAMSDVIALGAIRALASAGLRVPEDVSVIGFDGITMSRYCVPVLTTVVQPSEQISLQSIELLVRQIEHGAPAQTITLQPELQQGESVRAI is encoded by the coding sequence ATGCCGAATCTGACCATTAAGGACATTGCCCGGATCAGCGGCTGCTCGGTAAGCACCATTTCTCGTGTCATCAACGACCGGCCCGATGTCCGGCCCGAGACCAAGGAGCATGTACTCAAGGTAATGCGGGAGGCCGGGTTCGTGCCCAACACCAATGCACGACAGCTGAAGATCCAGCAGTCCCGCAGTCTGGTGTTCGTGGTCAAAGGCACCCGCAATCTCTTCTTCTCGGACTTCTTAGTCCAGCTGCAGCGGGCCGCCACCCTGTATGGCTACAATGGCATCGTTTCCTATTTGGATGAAAACGCCAACGAGGTCGATGCCGCCGAAAAGATCCTGCGGGAGATCAAGCCCAAAGGTATGATCTTTCTAGGCGGCAGCGTAGCCAACTTCAAAAAAGGCTTTGCCAACATCACAGTCCCCTCGGTGCTGACCACACTGGTCTCCGACGAGCTGGACTTTCCCAATCTTTCCATGGTGGGCGTGGATGACCGCGCTGCAGCCTACACTGCTGTGGACTACCTCATCCAGCAAGGGCATCGTAAGATCGCAGTGCTGGGTGGTCCGGTCACCAGTTATCCCAGCGTGATGCGCCGCGAGGGTGCACAGCAGGCGATGCAGGACGCGGGCATCCTGTTCAGCGACAAGCTGTACGGCCTGTCCAACTACGATTTTGAGTCTGCCTATCACGCCGTGAACAGCCTGCTGGCCCGCCGGGCCGACTTCACCGCCCTGTTCGCCATGAGCGATGTGATTGCCTTAGGTGCCATCCGCGCGCTGGCGAGCGCCGGGCTGCGGGTGCCGGAGGATGTTTCGGTGATCGGCTTTGACGGCATCACGATGTCCCGTTACTGTGTGCCTGTTCTGACTACCGTTGTGCAGCCCAGTGAACAGATCTCGCTGCAGAGCATTGAGTTGCTGGTGCGGCAGATCGAGCACGGTGCCCCGGCCCAGACCATCACCTTGCAGCCGGAGTTGCAGCAGGGCGAAAGCGTAAGAGCCATCTGA
- a CDS encoding ABC transporter substrate-binding protein, which yields MKKMITRRNFLKAAGVSAAALGLAACGGSSSSTASSAASSTAASSTAAKADGKVYYLNFKPEQDQDWQDLAAEYTKETGVPVTVVTAASGQYETTLMSEMEKSEAPTLFQVNGPVGLANWKDYCYDLSGSQLYGELTSDSFALKDGDAVAAIAYVLETYGIIYNKELLTAAGYTQDDIKGFADLKKVADDIQARKAELGVDGAFTSAGMDSSSDWRFKTHLANLPIYYEYKADGISSTDAIKGTYLDNYKQIWDLYITDSTCDPTLLASKTGNDAVAEFVGKKAVFYQNGTWAYNDVKDLGDDNLGMLPIYIGVDGEENQGLCTGSENFWCVNNNSSDADIQATLDFLYWCVTSEAGTSAMADKMGFVIPFKKAKDSTNPLITIANQYVADGKTSVDWCFSTMPSEEWKNGVGSALTAYAAGTGDWDGVVTAFVDGWAKEYKLANG from the coding sequence ATGAAGAAAATGATTACTCGTCGTAACTTCCTGAAGGCCGCTGGCGTTTCCGCCGCTGCTCTGGGTCTGGCTGCCTGCGGCGGCTCCTCCAGCAGCACCGCTTCCTCTGCTGCCAGCTCTACCGCTGCTTCCAGCACCGCTGCAAAGGCAGACGGCAAGGTCTACTACCTGAACTTCAAGCCCGAGCAGGATCAGGATTGGCAGGATCTGGCCGCTGAGTACACCAAGGAGACCGGCGTGCCTGTGACCGTTGTCACCGCCGCTTCTGGCCAGTACGAGACCACCCTGATGAGCGAGATGGAGAAGAGCGAGGCTCCCACCCTGTTCCAGGTGAACGGCCCTGTTGGTCTGGCAAACTGGAAGGATTACTGCTACGATCTGTCCGGCAGCCAGCTGTACGGTGAGCTGACCAGCGACTCTTTCGCACTGAAGGATGGCGACGCTGTGGCTGCCATCGCCTACGTCCTCGAGACCTACGGCATCATCTACAACAAGGAACTGCTGACCGCCGCTGGCTATACCCAGGACGACATCAAGGGCTTTGCCGATCTGAAGAAGGTCGCTGACGATATTCAGGCACGCAAGGCTGAGCTGGGCGTGGACGGTGCTTTCACTTCTGCCGGCATGGACAGTTCTTCTGACTGGCGCTTCAAGACCCATCTGGCAAACCTGCCCATCTACTACGAGTACAAGGCAGACGGCATCAGCTCTACCGACGCCATCAAGGGCACCTATCTGGACAACTACAAGCAGATCTGGGATCTGTACATCACCGATTCCACCTGTGACCCCACCCTGCTGGCTTCCAAGACCGGCAACGACGCTGTGGCTGAGTTTGTGGGCAAGAAGGCTGTGTTCTACCAGAACGGCACTTGGGCTTACAATGACGTGAAGGATCTGGGCGACGACAACCTGGGTATGCTGCCCATCTACATCGGCGTGGATGGCGAGGAGAATCAGGGCCTGTGCACCGGTTCCGAGAACTTCTGGTGCGTGAACAACAACTCTTCTGATGCCGATATTCAGGCTACTCTGGACTTCCTGTACTGGTGCGTCACCTCTGAGGCCGGCACCAGCGCGATGGCTGACAAGATGGGCTTCGTCATCCCCTTCAAGAAGGCTAAGGACTCCACCAACCCCCTGATCACCATTGCAAACCAGTATGTGGCCGACGGCAAGACCAGTGTGGACTGGTGCTTCTCCACCATGCCTTCCGAGGAGTGGAAGAACGGCGTGGGCAGCGCTCTGACCGCTTACGCAGCAGGCACCGGCGACTGGGACGGCGTTGTGACCGCCTTCGTTGATGGCTGGGCTAAGGAATACAAGCTGGCAAACGGCTAA